A section of the Methanococcoides sp. LMO-2 genome encodes:
- a CDS encoding hydroxymethylglutaryl-CoA synthase, producing the protein MSVGIVSYGAYIPKYRIKVEDIARVWGDDADILSAGLMVNEKSVPDLDEDTATIAVEAARSAVARNNIDPKRIGAVYTGSESHPYAVKPTSTIVAEAIEATPAMTAADFEFACKAGTAAIQACMGLVSSGMVDLGMAIGADVSQGAPGDALEYTAAAGGVACIIGNKESEMVAVIEDTYSFTTDTPDFWRREGMPYPEHGGRFTGEPGYFKHVSGAAKGLMEKMGTSPSDYDNAVFHQPNGKFPSRVAKMLGFSKEQIKPGLVVPRLGNTYSGSCMMGIAATLDQAKPGDRIFATAFGSGAGGDAFSLRVTDKIDEVRDAAPTVEGLLADPIYMDYAMYAKHKGKIRLA; encoded by the coding sequence ATGAGTGTAGGGATTGTCTCGTATGGTGCTTATATCCCAAAATACAGGATAAAAGTAGAAGATATCGCCCGTGTATGGGGAGATGATGCAGATATTCTCAGTGCAGGACTGATGGTAAATGAAAAATCAGTACCTGACCTGGACGAGGATACTGCTACGATTGCAGTTGAGGCTGCAAGGTCCGCAGTAGCACGAAACAACATAGATCCCAAACGTATCGGAGCCGTATATACCGGTTCTGAAAGCCATCCTTATGCTGTAAAGCCTACCAGTACCATTGTGGCTGAGGCAATTGAGGCAACTCCTGCCATGACAGCAGCTGATTTTGAATTTGCATGTAAGGCAGGTACGGCTGCTATCCAGGCATGTATGGGTCTGGTCTCCAGTGGAATGGTGGATCTCGGAATGGCCATCGGCGCAGATGTTTCCCAGGGAGCACCTGGCGATGCACTGGAATACACTGCAGCAGCAGGTGGTGTCGCCTGCATTATAGGTAACAAGGAATCTGAGATGGTGGCAGTTATTGAGGACACCTACTCATTTACCACTGATACTCCTGATTTCTGGAGGCGTGAAGGTATGCCTTATCCTGAGCACGGCGGAAGGTTCACCGGTGAGCCGGGATATTTCAAGCACGTTAGTGGTGCTGCAAAGGGCCTGATGGAAAAGATGGGTACATCACCTTCAGATTATGATAACGCTGTCTTCCACCAGCCAAACGGCAAGTTCCCTTCAAGGGTCGCCAAGATGCTGGGATTCAGCAAAGAGCAGATCAAACCGGGTCTGGTCGTGCCAAGGCTTGGTAACACTTACTCAGGTTCATGCATGATGGGCATTGCCGCAACACTTGACCAGGCAAAACCAGGTGACAGGATATTCGCAACAGCATTCGGTTCAGGTGCAGGTGGAGATGCATTCAGTCTCAGGGTTACCGACAAGATCGATGAGGTCCGCGATGCAGCACCAACAGTTGAAGGACTGCTGGCAGATCCGATCTACATGGACTATGCAATGTATGCCAAACACAAAGGAAAGATCAGGCTCGCATGA
- a CDS encoding CRISPR-associated protein Cas4, whose amino-acid sequence MPLINLKLHANVSELILYLKCPRQVYYTHRKHELATEITPEYLEHMMLKELAIGYPDAIERATDESQGIRYELNIEMERVKGELELIYSTELRDLPHKVLETAESVVAEQIEKIATNLSEAISEYGKEEVIRRIRPYRTEPVLHSDKLKLTGIPSAVIQYGEKMIPLSIRTGKCPDSGVWRNDRIHIAAIAMLLEENYGDSVDHGFVQYARHGNIRQVKIRPEDRRQVLKIRTRIDNIKDGTLPERKENPACSYCNFTQFCTSTRSSLASRLF is encoded by the coding sequence ATGCCCTTGATAAATCTCAAACTGCATGCAAATGTTTCGGAACTTATCCTTTACCTGAAATGTCCCAGACAGGTATACTACACACACCGAAAGCATGAGCTTGCAACAGAGATCACTCCTGAATACCTCGAGCACATGATGTTGAAGGAACTGGCCATTGGCTACCCGGATGCCATTGAAAGAGCTACAGATGAAAGCCAAGGTATCCGTTATGAACTTAACATCGAAATGGAACGTGTGAAAGGCGAGCTTGAACTTATCTATTCTACGGAGTTGAGGGACCTTCCCCACAAAGTGCTTGAAACTGCTGAGAGCGTTGTAGCCGAACAGATCGAAAAGATCGCAACGAACCTTTCAGAAGCCATCAGCGAATATGGAAAAGAAGAAGTCATACGGAGGATCAGACCATACCGAACAGAACCGGTACTCCACTCCGATAAACTGAAGCTCACCGGGATACCTTCCGCAGTTATACAGTACGGGGAAAAAATGATACCGCTCAGCATCAGGACAGGCAAATGCCCTGATTCCGGTGTCTGGAGAAATGACAGGATACACATTGCAGCCATTGCAATGCTCCTGGAGGAAAACTACGGAGACAGCGTGGACCATGGCTTTGTCCAGTATGCAAGACATGGGAACATCCGCCAGGTGAAGATCCGACCTGAAGACCGCAGACAGGTCCTGAAGATCAGGACCCGCATAGATAATATAAAGGATGGGACCTTGCCTGAAAGGAAAGAGAATCCCGCCTGCAGCTATTGTAATTTCACGCAGTTCTGCACATCCACAAGATCATCGCTTGCATCCAGGCTCTTTTGA
- a CDS encoding helix-turn-helix domain-containing protein, with the protein MTEDMAHENIRQRLAEKMAGEITLSEKPGEALKKWRLNFDIAQTDLSGYLGVSPSVISDYESGRRKSPGTLIVSKIVDALLEIDTSKGGQKIHSYEGMLYTDPGAKAVYATYEYTYPIQLAKLATLIEADVVNKGVEKPLYGFTVVDSKKAILELSSHEFQKLYGWSTERALVFTKVSTGKSPMVAIRVTNLKPGAVVIHGIRGNQVDPMARKMAEIDRIPLLATTMDIDELVDVLKKYSQYHVIE; encoded by the coding sequence ATGACCGAAGATATGGCCCATGAGAACATCCGTCAGCGTCTGGCTGAAAAGATGGCAGGTGAGATCACATTATCTGAAAAGCCAGGTGAGGCTTTGAAGAAATGGAGATTGAACTTCGATATTGCCCAGACCGATCTTTCAGGTTATCTTGGTGTATCTCCTTCCGTGATCAGTGATTATGAAAGCGGCAGGAGGAAATCCCCTGGTACTCTTATTGTCAGCAAGATCGTAGATGCGCTTCTGGAGATAGATACCTCCAAAGGTGGGCAGAAGATCCATAGCTATGAAGGTATGCTTTACACCGATCCGGGCGCAAAGGCTGTGTATGCCACATATGAGTATACATATCCTATACAGCTTGCAAAGCTTGCTACCCTGATCGAGGCAGATGTTGTGAACAAAGGGGTAGAAAAACCGCTTTACGGTTTCACTGTTGTGGACAGTAAAAAGGCTATTCTTGAACTTTCATCACATGAGTTCCAGAAATTGTATGGCTGGAGTACTGAGCGTGCACTGGTATTCACGAAAGTATCTACCGGAAAGTCTCCTATGGTGGCGATCCGTGTGACGAACCTGAAACCTGGTGCAGTGGTCATTCATGGTATCAGGGGCAATCAGGTCGACCCAATGGCAAGGAAGATGGCAGAGATAGACAGGATACCACTTCTTGCAACGACAATGGATATTGATGAGCTGGTGGATGTCCTGAAGAAGTACAGCCAGTATCATGTGATCGAGTGA